A region of Streptomyces cinnamoneus DNA encodes the following proteins:
- the nadD gene encoding nicotinate-nucleotide adenylyltransferase, whose translation MGEQTGPVKRRLGVMGGTFDPIHHGHLVAASEVASQFHLDEVVFVPTGQPWQKSHKQVSPAEDRYLMTVIATASNPQFSVSRIDIDRGGPTYTTDTLRELRSLNENADLFFITGADALAQILTWRDTDELFSLAHFIGVTRPGHILANPGLPEDRVSFVEVPALAISSSDCRARVAQGEPVWYLVPDGVVRYIDKRRLYRHDG comes from the coding sequence ATGGGAGAGCAGACAGGGCCCGTGAAGCGGCGGCTCGGAGTGATGGGCGGGACGTTCGACCCGATCCATCACGGACACCTGGTCGCCGCGAGCGAGGTGGCCTCGCAGTTCCACCTGGACGAGGTGGTCTTCGTGCCGACCGGGCAGCCGTGGCAGAAGAGCCACAAGCAGGTGTCCCCGGCCGAGGACCGCTACCTGATGACGGTGATCGCCACTGCGTCCAACCCGCAGTTCTCGGTCAGCCGCATCGACATCGACCGCGGCGGTCCCACCTACACGACCGACACCCTGCGCGAGCTGCGGTCGCTCAACGAGAACGCGGACCTGTTCTTCATCACCGGCGCCGACGCGCTGGCGCAGATCCTGACCTGGCGGGACACCGACGAGCTGTTCTCGCTCGCCCACTTCATCGGCGTCACCCGGCCGGGCCACATACTGGCCAACCCCGGGCTGCCCGAGGACCGGGTCTCCTTCGTGGAGGTCCCCGCCCTCGCCATCTCCTCCTCGGACTGCCGCGCCCGCGTGGCGCAGGGGGAGCCCGTCTGGTACCTGGTGCCCGACGGTGTGGTGCGCTACATCGACAAGCGCAGGCTGTACCGTCACGACGGCTGA
- a CDS encoding glutamate-5-semialdehyde dehydrogenase: protein MSSVFPSPLADPMPQSPVLRAAYRARAAAADLAPLPRSAKDEALLAIADALEVRTREILAANAEDVEKALAAGTAESVVDRLTLTPERVRAIAADVRDVAALPDPVGEVVRGSTLPNGLDLRQVRVPLGVVGIIYEARPNVTVDAAALCLKSGNAVLLRGSSSAYASNTALVRVIRDAVGGAGLPADAVQLVPGESRESVRELMRARGMVDVLIPRGGASLIRTVVQESTVPVIETGTGNCHVYVDAEADLDMAVEILVNSKTSRVSVCNAAETLLVHQDIAERFLPLALRALAESGVTVHGDERVVELAETARTGATVVPATAEDWETEYLSYDIAAAVVEDLDAAVRHIRLWTSGHTEAIVTTSQAAARRFTQLVDSTTVSVNASTRFTDGGQFGFGAEIGISTQKLHARGPMGLPELTSTKYILTGDGHLR, encoded by the coding sequence ATGAGCAGTGTCTTCCCCTCCCCCCTCGCCGATCCCATGCCGCAGTCCCCGGTGCTGCGCGCCGCCTACCGCGCCCGCGCCGCGGCCGCCGACCTGGCGCCGCTGCCACGCTCGGCGAAGGACGAGGCGCTGCTGGCGATCGCCGACGCGCTGGAGGTCCGCACCCGCGAGATCCTCGCGGCCAACGCCGAGGACGTCGAGAAGGCGCTGGCCGCGGGCACCGCCGAGAGCGTCGTCGACCGGCTGACCCTCACGCCCGAGCGGGTGCGGGCCATCGCGGCGGACGTCCGCGACGTGGCCGCCCTGCCGGACCCGGTGGGCGAGGTCGTGCGCGGCTCCACCCTGCCCAACGGCCTGGACCTGCGGCAGGTGCGGGTGCCGCTGGGCGTCGTCGGCATCATCTACGAGGCCCGGCCCAACGTGACCGTCGACGCCGCCGCCCTGTGCCTGAAATCCGGCAACGCCGTCCTGCTGCGCGGCTCGTCCTCCGCGTACGCCTCCAACACCGCGCTGGTGCGCGTCATCCGGGACGCCGTGGGCGGCGCCGGCCTGCCGGCGGACGCCGTGCAGCTGGTGCCCGGCGAGAGCCGGGAGTCGGTGCGCGAGCTGATGCGCGCCCGCGGCATGGTCGACGTGCTGATCCCGCGCGGCGGCGCCTCGCTGATCCGCACGGTCGTCCAGGAGTCCACCGTCCCCGTGATCGAGACGGGCACCGGCAACTGCCACGTGTACGTGGACGCCGAGGCCGACCTGGACATGGCCGTGGAGATCCTCGTCAACTCCAAGACCAGCCGGGTGAGCGTGTGCAACGCCGCCGAGACCCTCCTGGTGCACCAGGACATCGCCGAGCGCTTCCTGCCGCTCGCCCTGCGGGCGCTGGCCGAGTCGGGCGTGACGGTCCACGGCGACGAGCGGGTGGTGGAGCTGGCGGAGACGGCGCGCACGGGCGCCACCGTCGTGCCCGCGACGGCCGAGGACTGGGAGACGGAGTACCTGTCGTACGACATCGCCGCCGCGGTCGTCGAGGACCTGGACGCGGCCGTGCGCCACATCCGGCTGTGGACCTCGGGGCACACCGAGGCGATCGTCACCACCTCGCAAGCGGCCGCCCGCCGGTTCACCCAGCTGGTGGATTCGACGACCGTCTCGGTCAACGCCTCGACGCGGTTCACCGACGGCGGGCAGTTCGGTTTCGGCGCCGAGATCGGGATCTCCACGCAGAAGCTGCACGCGCGCGGGCCGATGGGACTGCCGGAGCTGACGTCGACGAAGTACATCCTCACCGGCGACGGTCATCTGCGGTAG
- a CDS encoding LCP family protein gives MNDRQDPYAHDPYARPQVYGYDAYGQPVYRPDAPDLAYDAYGRPLQQAQPQQQTQPYEQYDAYGQSPQPQQQTQQEWIPRQAGPPVHEEPPRQAAPHEQIPEPRAASDQAAQDPAPEAYRTEQFSFIEEPDEDSEDVIDWLKFTESRTERRDERKRKGRNRVIALAVVLVLAVGGGVGWFLLSGGDAGKGAAKAGAGQKRDVIVVHLRETRGGGSSTALLVDNETTKKGTTVLLPNTLAVAKDGGAATTLGKSVQEAGTGDTRDALNTLLGADIKGSWRLDTPYLENLVELVGGISVDTDVTVPGAKAGDRPLVTQGKGQTLGGQAAVAYATHRAPGEAPDKQLTRFGQVMQGVLRKLSTDPATATTTVESLAQIPDPSLSVPQLGASLAHLAAKAKQGSYDTSVLPVRADGTLGEQAADTMVKDVLGGTVKNTDKNAPPRVSVKNATGGAAAAGAAQVTLVNGGYTYVDAGSASSAEAASAVVYADDARAAEAKEVAKTLGLPERAVKKGQAAGNADVTVVLGKDYKG, from the coding sequence GTGAACGACCGACAGGACCCGTACGCGCACGACCCGTACGCACGACCGCAGGTGTACGGCTACGACGCGTACGGACAGCCGGTGTACCGGCCGGACGCCCCCGACCTGGCGTACGACGCGTACGGCCGGCCCCTCCAGCAGGCGCAGCCCCAGCAGCAGACGCAGCCGTACGAGCAGTACGACGCCTACGGCCAGAGCCCCCAGCCCCAGCAGCAGACGCAGCAGGAGTGGATCCCCCGCCAGGCCGGCCCGCCGGTCCACGAGGAGCCGCCCCGTCAGGCCGCGCCGCACGAGCAGATCCCCGAACCGCGCGCCGCCTCGGACCAGGCCGCGCAGGATCCCGCACCGGAGGCGTACCGCACCGAGCAGTTCTCCTTCATCGAGGAGCCGGACGAGGACTCCGAAGACGTCATCGACTGGCTGAAGTTCACCGAGAGCCGCACCGAGCGCCGCGACGAGCGCAAGCGCAAGGGGCGCAACCGCGTGATCGCCCTCGCCGTCGTGCTCGTCCTCGCCGTGGGCGGCGGAGTCGGCTGGTTCCTGCTCTCCGGCGGCGACGCCGGCAAGGGCGCGGCCAAGGCGGGCGCCGGGCAGAAGCGCGACGTGATCGTGGTGCACCTGCGGGAGACCCGCGGCGGGGGCAGTTCCACGGCCCTGCTGGTCGACAACGAGACCACCAAGAAGGGCACCACGGTGCTCCTGCCGAACACCCTCGCCGTCGCCAAGGACGGTGGCGCGGCCACCACGCTCGGCAAGTCCGTCCAGGAGGCGGGCACCGGCGACACCCGGGACGCCCTGAACACGCTCCTCGGCGCCGACATCAAGGGCAGCTGGCGGCTGGACACCCCCTACCTGGAGAACCTCGTGGAGCTGGTCGGCGGGATCTCCGTCGACACCGACGTCACCGTCCCCGGCGCCAAGGCCGGTGACCGGCCGCTGGTGACCCAGGGCAAGGGCCAGACGCTCGGCGGCCAGGCGGCCGTGGCCTACGCCACCCACCGGGCGCCCGGCGAGGCCCCGGACAAGCAGCTGACACGCTTCGGGCAGGTCATGCAGGGCGTGCTGCGGAAGCTGTCCACCGATCCCGCGACGGCGACGACCACGGTGGAGTCGCTCGCCCAGATCCCCGACCCCTCGCTGTCGGTGCCCCAGCTGGGCGCCTCGCTGGCCCACCTGGCGGCCAAGGCCAAGCAGGGTTCGTACGACACCTCCGTGCTGCCCGTGCGGGCGGACGGGACGCTCGGCGAGCAGGCCGCGGACACGATGGTCAAGGACGTGCTGGGCGGCACGGTGAAGAACACCGACAAGAACGCGCCGCCGCGGGTGAGCGTGAAGAACGCCACGGGCGGGGCCGCTGCCGCGGGGGCCGCCCAGGTCACCCTGGTCAACGGCGGCTACACCTACGTGGACGCCGGCAGCGCCTCCTCGGCCGAGGCCGCCTCCGCGGTGGTCTACGCGGACGACGCCCGGGCGGCCGAGGCCAAGGAGGTCGCCAAGACCCTGGGCCTGCCCGAGCGGGCGGTGAAGAAGGGCCAGGCCGCGGGCAACGCCGACGTCACCGTGGTGCTGGGCAAGGACTACAAGGGCTGA
- a CDS encoding M48 family metallopeptidase, which yields MTESTSDGGERERAGSRRRFPGISSRAYEHPADRSALVALRKLSGFDTVFKALSGLLPERSLRLLYLSDSVRVSEQQFPHLHTMLLDACYVLDLERVPAMYVTQNPQPNAMCIGLDEPLIVVSTGLVELLDDEEMRAVVGHEVGHALSGHAVYRTILLFLSNVALKVAWIPLGNIAVTALVTALREWFRKSELSADRAGLLACQDLRASMRGLMKIAGGNHLHEMNVDAFLAQAEEYERAGDLRDSVLKIMNVLPRSHPFAAVRAAELKKWAESRDYQRLMDGHYPRRSEDKDASVSDSFRESASHYAESVRASKDPLMGLVRDIAGGAGDLGGRLRDTFTGRRPSPPGDGKEGPGGPGGADGSPLP from the coding sequence ATGACCGAGAGCACGAGCGACGGCGGCGAGCGGGAGCGGGCCGGGAGCCGCAGGCGCTTCCCGGGGATCTCCTCGCGTGCGTACGAGCACCCCGCGGACCGGTCCGCCCTGGTGGCCCTGCGCAAGCTGAGCGGCTTCGACACGGTGTTCAAGGCGCTGAGCGGGCTGCTGCCGGAGCGCAGTCTGCGACTGCTCTACCTGTCCGACTCCGTCCGGGTGAGCGAGCAGCAGTTCCCGCACCTGCACACGATGCTGCTGGACGCCTGCTACGTCCTGGACCTGGAGCGGGTCCCGGCGATGTACGTCACGCAGAACCCCCAGCCGAACGCCATGTGCATCGGGCTGGACGAGCCGCTCATCGTCGTCAGCACCGGTCTGGTGGAGCTGCTGGACGACGAGGAGATGCGGGCGGTCGTGGGCCACGAGGTGGGCCACGCCCTGTCGGGGCACGCCGTCTACCGCACGATATTGCTGTTCCTGAGCAACGTCGCGCTGAAGGTCGCCTGGATCCCGCTGGGCAACATCGCGGTGACGGCGCTGGTGACGGCGCTGCGCGAGTGGTTCCGCAAGTCGGAGCTGTCGGCGGACCGGGCGGGGCTGCTGGCCTGCCAGGACCTGCGGGCCTCGATGCGGGGCCTGATGAAGATCGCGGGCGGCAACCACCTCCACGAGATGAACGTGGACGCCTTCCTCGCCCAGGCCGAGGAGTACGAGCGGGCCGGCGACCTGCGGGACTCCGTCCTGAAGATCATGAACGTGCTGCCGCGCAGCCACCCGTTCGCGGCGGTCCGCGCGGCGGAGCTGAAGAAGTGGGCCGAGAGCCGCGACTACCAGCGGCTCATGGACGGCCACTACCCGCGCCGGTCCGAGGACAAGGACGCCTCCGTGTCCGACTCCTTCCGGGAGTCGGCGAGCCACTACGCCGAGTCGGTGCGCGCGAGCAAGGACCCGCTGATGGGCCTGGTGCGGGACATCGCGGGCGGGGCCGGGGACCTGGGGGGCCGGCTGCGGGACACCTTCACGGGGCGCCGGCCGTCGCCGCCCGGAGACGGCAAGGAGGGCCCCGGCGGACCCGGCGGGGCGGACGGCTCACCGTTGCCGTAG